A stretch of the Palaemon carinicauda isolate YSFRI2023 unplaced genomic scaffold, ASM3689809v2 scaffold329, whole genome shotgun sequence genome encodes the following:
- the LOC137636563 gene encoding piggyBac transposable element-derived protein 3-like, whose translation MSHGIYDHILKETVRYANSYRIKCEFTLGIDELKTFIGILLLSGYHKVPSERDYWSREDLGVPIIQKAMSRNHFQLLKSVIHFCKNDEAKDNTHDRGVKIGSILSLVKDSFQQFGVFDECISVDEMIVKYYGHNPLKQFMRGKPIRFGYKLWALCGVSGYCYNFDLYFGKSSVDEGNVDLLLGTKVVLKMLEAVKVSNAHSVFFDNSFTGYDY comes from the coding sequence ATGTCTCATGGCATATATGACCACATTTTGAAAGAGACAGTACGTTATGCAAATTCTTATAGAATTAAATGTGAGTTTACATTAGGTATTGATGAACTGAAAACCTTCATTGGTATATTGCTATTATCGGGATATCACAAAGTCCCCTCCGAACGCGATTATTGGTCAAGAGAAGATCTTGGAGTCCCTATTATTCAGAAAGCAATGTCAAGAAACCATTTTCAGCTGTTGAAAAGCGTTATCCATTTTTGCAAAAACGATGAAGCCAAGGACAATACACACGACAGAGGGGTCAAAATTGGGTCAATATTGTCACTAGTCAAGGACTCATTTCAACAATTTGGAGTATTTGATGAATGTATATCTGTTGATGAAATGATTGTGAAGTATTATGGTCACAATCCTCTAAAGCAGTTTATGAGAGGAAAACCTATCAGGTTTGGATACAAACTCTGGGCTCTATGTGGCGTTTCAGGTTACTGTTACAATTTTGATTTGTATTTTGGGAAGAGTTCCGTGGATGAAGGCAACGTTGATTTGTTACTTGGAACAAAGGTTGTTTTGAAGATGTTAGAAGCAGTAAAAGTCTCCAATGCTCATTCTGTTTTCTTTGACAATTCTTTTACTGGATATGATTATTAG